Proteins from a genomic interval of Corynebacterium deserti GIMN1.010:
- a CDS encoding ribonuclease HII — protein sequence MSSVRPTVRPSVRRLKQLRTFEVSLSRNGFGPVAGVDEAGRGACCGPISIAACILPDKPIEELSQLTDSKKLSAPTREKLMPLIKKHALAWSVILISAQDIDKFGIQHANISGMRRAIAALEIRPGYVLTDAMKIPGLTSPHLPIIGGDASSRCIAAASVIAKQTRDDLLTDMATTYPHYGLEIHKGYSTKIHMDAVRQHGASREHRYSYANVAKAHEDWLRSTDGETTEGGA from the coding sequence ATGAGTTCAGTTCGCCCCACTGTGCGGCCAAGTGTTCGACGCCTGAAACAACTCCGGACCTTCGAAGTCAGCCTGTCCCGCAACGGCTTCGGCCCAGTCGCAGGTGTCGATGAAGCCGGTCGCGGTGCATGCTGCGGCCCCATCTCCATCGCGGCATGTATCCTCCCCGACAAACCAATCGAGGAGCTGTCCCAGCTCACCGATTCCAAGAAACTTAGCGCACCCACCCGCGAAAAACTCATGCCACTGATCAAAAAACATGCGTTGGCATGGTCTGTCATCCTCATCTCCGCCCAAGACATCGACAAATTTGGCATTCAACATGCCAACATTTCCGGCATGCGACGCGCCATCGCCGCCTTAGAAATCCGGCCCGGCTACGTCCTCACCGACGCTATGAAAATCCCAGGCCTCACATCACCTCACCTCCCCATCATTGGCGGCGACGCCTCCTCTCGCTGCATCGCCGCCGCCAGTGTCATTGCAAAACAAACCCGCGACGACCTCCTGACCGACATGGCTACCACATATCCTCACTACGGTCTTGAAATCCACAAGGGATACAGCACGAAGATCCACATGGACGCGGTGCGCCAACACGGCGCAAGCCGGGAGCACCGATATAGTTATGCAAATGTGGCCAAGGCACACGAGGATTGGCTACGCAGTACCGATGGAGAAACGACGGAAGGTGGAGCATGA
- a CDS encoding thiamine phosphate synthase, giving the protein MTNPMHNVPPDLRCYVVTGHGSEDHIVRTAAKAAAGGAGVVQVRSKPIEAGALLRLADKVACAVAEANPATRVLIDDRLDVAAILIQKGLPVHGVHLGQQDVPVREARELLGPDAIIGLTTGTVGLVEGSNEVADVIDYIGAGPYRRTPTKDSGRAPIGLEGYPPLVKLSKVPIVAIGDINLSDVNSLARTGVAGVAMVRAFMESPDPAALAEQVLIDMEMPQ; this is encoded by the coding sequence ATGACGAATCCTATGCATAATGTTCCCCCTGACCTGCGTTGTTATGTTGTGACGGGTCACGGCAGTGAGGATCACATCGTGCGCACCGCCGCTAAAGCTGCGGCTGGTGGGGCTGGTGTTGTGCAGGTTCGATCGAAGCCTATCGAGGCGGGAGCGCTGCTGCGGCTGGCGGACAAGGTGGCGTGCGCGGTTGCGGAGGCCAATCCTGCAACGCGTGTGCTTATCGACGACCGACTCGACGTCGCTGCCATCCTCATCCAGAAAGGACTCCCTGTTCACGGTGTTCACTTGGGTCAACAGGATGTTCCGGTCCGGGAAGCTCGGGAGCTGTTGGGGCCTGATGCCATCATTGGGTTAACCACGGGAACAGTAGGGCTAGTGGAGGGGTCCAATGAGGTTGCGGATGTTATCGATTACATCGGGGCGGGCCCGTATCGGAGGACTCCAACGAAAGATTCGGGTCGAGCTCCCATTGGGTTGGAAGGGTATCCCCCGCTGGTCAAACTATCAAAGGTGCCAATAGTTGCCATTGGTGACATCAATCTCTCGGACGTCAACAGCCTGGCGCGTACAGGTGTGGCGGGTGTCGCAATGGTGAGGGCGTTTATGGAATCCCCCGATCCAGCGGCACTGGCGGAGCAGGTGCTGATCGACATGGAGATGCCCCAATGA
- a CDS encoding YifB family Mg chelatase-like AAA ATPase, whose amino-acid sequence MALGRTLSTAQQGVHAIVIRVEANVGPGLPGTFVVGMADTAISESRDRIKTAVQNSSLQWPKTKVIINLSPASMRKHGSQLDLAMALAVLVANHPSPEVRYRAQHTLFLGEVALDGALVPVSGVLPALLAAREEGIETVIIPEGNAAEAGLVDYPTVRLASSLDQVLRWLEGEEHLETPIPFTSGNQDGGPDMRDVIGQPEARFAAEVAAAGGHHMLMIGPPGSGKSMIAERLPGLLPALNLKQRIEVTAVHSVVGRTFSGPISTAPFIAPHHSVSKAALLGGGSGSPLPGAVSLAHHGVLFLDEISEIPASILDTLRTPLECGSVRIVRSRHDVTFPAQFQLVLAANPCRCGAEQAHECKCTGASRATYLNNLSGPLRDRLDIVVATRSKGGVLRSDDSESSETIAQRVAGARDRSRIRWSHQELNATVNAYVDPHFLRRHFPASDDAMAYLSAFLAEGTISQRGCDRALKLAWTLCDLDGDDQPNLDHIARAIDLRGSTYGEVLV is encoded by the coding sequence ATGGCGCTCGGTAGAACTTTATCCACTGCTCAACAAGGTGTGCATGCCATCGTTATTCGGGTTGAGGCCAACGTAGGGCCGGGCCTTCCGGGTACTTTCGTAGTCGGCATGGCAGATACGGCGATTTCAGAATCTAGAGACCGAATCAAGACTGCCGTCCAGAACAGCAGCTTACAGTGGCCGAAAACAAAAGTGATTATTAACTTGTCGCCGGCTTCCATGCGCAAACATGGATCCCAGCTGGATTTGGCAATGGCGCTTGCCGTTTTGGTTGCAAACCACCCCAGCCCCGAGGTTCGCTATCGCGCGCAGCACACGCTCTTTCTCGGGGAAGTCGCGTTGGATGGCGCGCTGGTGCCAGTTTCAGGAGTGCTGCCTGCGTTACTTGCAGCCAGAGAGGAGGGCATTGAAACGGTCATAATTCCGGAGGGCAACGCGGCAGAAGCAGGATTAGTGGATTATCCCACCGTCCGTTTGGCAAGCTCACTGGATCAGGTACTGCGGTGGCTTGAAGGGGAGGAGCATTTAGAAACTCCCATTCCGTTTACGTCTGGTAATCAGGATGGGGGCCCTGATATGCGTGATGTGATTGGCCAGCCAGAGGCACGATTTGCCGCTGAAGTCGCAGCAGCCGGCGGGCATCATATGTTGATGATCGGTCCACCTGGATCTGGAAAATCAATGATTGCAGAGAGACTTCCGGGATTGCTCCCAGCGCTGAATTTGAAACAACGAATTGAAGTAACAGCAGTTCACTCGGTTGTGGGAAGAACGTTCTCCGGACCTATTTCAACCGCTCCTTTTATCGCTCCGCACCATAGCGTGAGCAAAGCGGCACTTCTCGGAGGAGGATCTGGGTCGCCGTTGCCAGGAGCTGTCAGCCTAGCTCATCACGGGGTGCTATTCCTCGATGAGATCAGTGAAATTCCAGCTTCCATCCTTGATACCCTTCGAACTCCGTTGGAGTGTGGATCTGTCAGGATTGTGCGTTCACGTCATGATGTCACCTTTCCTGCGCAATTCCAATTGGTGTTAGCGGCTAATCCTTGTCGCTGTGGTGCGGAACAAGCGCATGAATGTAAATGCACAGGTGCATCGCGAGCGACGTATTTAAACAACCTGTCGGGGCCGTTACGAGATCGCTTGGATATCGTCGTGGCCACGCGCTCAAAGGGTGGGGTCTTGCGAAGTGATGACTCGGAAAGTTCGGAAACCATTGCGCAGCGCGTGGCAGGAGCCCGAGACCGTAGTCGAATCCGGTGGAGCCACCAGGAACTCAACGCCACAGTCAACGCTTACGTCGATCCGCATTTTCTTCGACGGCATTTTCCCGCCTCCGATGATGCGATGGCCTATCTATCTGCATTCTTGGCAGAGGGAACCATCTCTCAACGAGGGTGCGACCGTGCACTGAAACTTGCGTGGACTCTATGCGATTTGGATGGAGACGATCAACCGAACCTTGATCACATAGCCCGCGCCATCGACTTACGAGGATCCACCTATGGGGAGGTGTTGGTGTGA
- a CDS encoding ThiF family adenylyltransferase, with product MSIEISNSRATLPDYELIRTARQLALPGFGLEQQLRLHKAHVLVIGTGGLGCPVMQSLASAGVGTISVIDDDTVDITNIHRQILFGAGDVGQPKVHIAALRLEELQPGISVHPLQMRLTSDNAIKLFNSVDLVIDGSDSFTTKYLAADAAEITGTPLLWATVLRFHGELALFNSGPTNRGVGLRDVFPEQPNADFVPDCATAGVLGATTATIGSLLATHAIGFLAGLPGITPGQLISYDAFPASLRTFTVVADPARQPVRALADTYEVSGACQSPTLIDALYSGSYTALDIREPHEVILNDLPESIASQKLPLSSISSENDVAKVLNAIDGDVLVYCASGKRSSAFVEDYSHLGKTLVSLPGGVNALA from the coding sequence ATGTCTATCGAAATCTCCAACTCTAGAGCAACACTCCCCGACTACGAGCTCATTCGCACCGCCCGCCAGCTAGCGCTCCCCGGCTTCGGCCTCGAACAACAGTTGCGGCTTCACAAGGCGCACGTTCTGGTCATTGGCACAGGTGGATTAGGCTGCCCGGTGATGCAGTCGCTGGCGTCGGCGGGAGTGGGCACGATTTCAGTGATCGACGATGACACGGTGGACATCACTAACATTCACCGGCAGATTTTGTTCGGTGCAGGCGATGTTGGTCAGCCCAAGGTTCACATTGCAGCACTGCGCCTTGAAGAACTTCAGCCTGGAATCTCCGTGCATCCTCTCCAGATGCGCCTGACCTCTGACAATGCCATCAAGCTGTTCAACTCTGTCGACTTGGTCATCGATGGGTCAGATTCTTTTACCACCAAGTACTTAGCCGCCGACGCCGCTGAAATCACCGGCACTCCCCTGTTGTGGGCGACCGTCCTGCGTTTCCATGGAGAACTCGCACTGTTTAATTCAGGCCCCACCAATCGTGGTGTCGGGTTACGTGACGTATTCCCGGAACAGCCCAATGCGGATTTCGTTCCCGATTGCGCTACCGCAGGTGTACTCGGTGCCACGACAGCCACCATCGGCTCGCTGCTTGCCACGCATGCGATTGGTTTCCTCGCAGGCCTTCCTGGCATAACCCCAGGTCAACTCATCTCCTACGATGCGTTCCCCGCGAGCCTGCGCACCTTCACCGTGGTCGCCGACCCGGCGCGCCAACCGGTCCGCGCACTCGCCGACACCTATGAGGTTTCAGGCGCGTGCCAATCACCAACGCTTATCGACGCCCTTTATTCAGGCTCCTATACCGCCCTCGATATTCGAGAACCGCATGAAGTCATCCTCAACGACCTCCCCGAGAGCATTGCTTCGCAGAAACTTCCCCTGAGCAGCATTTCTTCCGAGAATGATGTGGCGAAAGTGCTTAACGCTATCGACGGCGATGTGTTGGTGTACTGCGCATCCGGGAAGCGGAGCAGCGCGTTTGTCGAGGACTACTCCCACTTGGGGAAGACTCTTGTGAGCCTTCCTGGTGGGGTGAACGCGCTGGCGTAG
- a CDS encoding thiazole synthase → MLTIADKSFDSHLIMGTGGATSMALLEESLVASKTQLTTVAMRRHQASSHTEAGKGESVFAMLTRLGIDILPNTAGCQTARDAVLTAQLAREGLGTNWVKVEVIADDHTLLPDTTELLDACEILVNDGFHVLAYTTDDPIVASRLEDCGVDAVMPLGSPIGTGLGILNPHNIELICSRAQVPILLDAGVGTASDATFAMELGCSGVLLASAINRAQNPVAMAQAMAHAVEAGRLASSAGRIPKREHAVASSSFDGLASWSEQVL, encoded by the coding sequence ATGCTCACAATTGCGGATAAGTCATTTGATTCCCATCTGATCATGGGCACGGGCGGTGCAACGTCCATGGCGTTGCTGGAAGAATCCCTGGTGGCAAGCAAAACGCAGCTGACGACGGTTGCGATGCGCCGTCATCAGGCCTCTTCCCACACCGAAGCCGGCAAGGGCGAGTCTGTTTTTGCCATGCTCACTCGCCTCGGTATCGATATTTTGCCTAACACCGCTGGCTGCCAAACTGCTCGCGATGCCGTGCTCACTGCGCAGCTTGCCCGCGAGGGGCTCGGTACCAATTGGGTAAAAGTGGAGGTCATCGCCGATGATCACACTCTCCTTCCTGATACAACGGAGCTTCTTGATGCCTGTGAGATCCTGGTCAACGATGGCTTTCACGTGTTGGCGTATACCACCGACGATCCGATTGTTGCCAGCAGGCTGGAAGATTGTGGCGTCGATGCGGTTATGCCGTTGGGTTCGCCAATCGGTACGGGGCTCGGCATTTTGAATCCGCATAACATCGAGCTGATTTGTTCCCGCGCGCAGGTTCCAATTCTTCTCGACGCCGGTGTCGGTACTGCCTCCGATGCCACGTTCGCCATGGAGCTGGGATGTTCCGGCGTGCTGTTAGCGTCTGCGATCAACAGAGCACAAAATCCAGTGGCCATGGCTCAAGCGATGGCCCACGCGGTGGAGGCTGGTCGGCTCGCGTCATCTGCGGGGCGAATTCCCAAAAGGGAGCATGCGGTGGCATCGTCAAGCTTTGACGGCTTGGCATCCTGGTCGGAACAGGTGCTCTAA
- the rplS gene encoding 50S ribosomal protein L19: MNILDKLDAASLRDDVPAFRPGDTLDVHVKVIEGNNTRTQLFKGIVIRRQGAGVRETFTVRKVSFGIGVERTFPVHSPNIEKIEVVRRGDVRRAKLYYLRELRGKAARIKEKR, encoded by the coding sequence ATGAACATTCTGGATAAGCTCGACGCAGCATCCCTGCGCGACGACGTTCCTGCATTCCGCCCAGGTGACACCCTCGACGTCCACGTCAAGGTCATCGAAGGCAACAACACCCGTACCCAGCTGTTCAAGGGTATTGTTATCCGTCGCCAGGGTGCCGGCGTCCGCGAGACCTTCACCGTCCGTAAGGTTTCCTTCGGCATCGGTGTTGAGCGTACCTTCCCAGTACACTCCCCAAACATCGAGAAGATCGAGGTCGTTCGTCGCGGTGATGTTCGTCGTGCGAAGCTCTACTACCTGCGTGAGCTGCGCGGTAAGGCTGCCCGCATCAAGGAAAAGCGATAA
- a CDS encoding S1C family serine protease, giving the protein MALHQFHRVRTRACFAALGVPVLVLSGCGSSSETPSEPATTVEAVSNAEGNGSGNVVSFETLADATVKITGQGTFIDPGTVNPSESAWQGSGFIIDSSGIAITNNHVVVGAGRLDGTYGEDGENKASMRVLGASECLDLAVVQLNTDSLPHFEWFEGNITTGLDVYSAGFPVGYADDFTLTRGIVSKSDFDFDTQWASLDHVIEHDARIRGGNSGGPLVTADGKVLGVNYAGDDSLDYNFAIHRDVVRDVIDDMIDGERISSIGINAQAWDSGDPSFSGVWVSSVEPGGPADKAGVEPGDLILKLGGVSVGDDGTLGSYCQVLDTRGSNGTIDIEIYRPANNSLMDGQVNGRELEVVAENVFGTDPAEEGIGTEGYSGQTVEVSDAAGTMAVTVPAEWADVDAEPYVDQNGRNWNSVAASPDLNSFWSSFNTSGLWMLGTDNTISAEDALAQYKFRESCSLLTSDMWDDGYYRGPYDEYDCDGTTLIVVGAQDYEQTGTIVLLIQLNGEYERTTVLEGIVSTFRFI; this is encoded by the coding sequence ATGGCTTTACATCAGTTTCACCGAGTACGTACCCGAGCGTGTTTCGCCGCGTTGGGTGTGCCCGTACTTGTACTTTCCGGATGTGGATCATCAAGTGAAACTCCGTCCGAACCAGCCACCACAGTTGAGGCAGTAAGTAACGCCGAGGGCAATGGTAGTGGCAATGTAGTTTCCTTCGAGACGTTAGCTGACGCGACAGTTAAGATCACCGGTCAAGGTACGTTTATTGATCCTGGAACCGTGAATCCTTCTGAATCTGCGTGGCAAGGTTCAGGATTCATCATTGATTCTTCGGGTATTGCCATCACTAATAATCACGTTGTGGTTGGCGCTGGTCGTCTTGATGGAACGTATGGCGAAGATGGCGAGAACAAAGCAAGTATGAGGGTGTTGGGAGCATCTGAATGTCTCGACCTCGCGGTTGTTCAGCTCAACACCGACAGTCTTCCGCATTTTGAGTGGTTTGAGGGAAACATTACGACCGGCTTGGATGTGTATTCAGCAGGTTTCCCGGTTGGTTATGCGGATGATTTCACGTTGACCAGGGGAATTGTGTCCAAGTCGGATTTTGATTTTGATACGCAGTGGGCGTCGCTTGATCACGTCATTGAGCATGATGCACGTATCCGTGGTGGAAATTCAGGGGGACCGCTGGTGACCGCTGATGGCAAAGTGCTGGGTGTGAACTATGCGGGTGATGACTCGCTGGATTACAACTTCGCTATTCATCGAGATGTAGTTCGGGATGTTATTGATGACATGATCGACGGCGAACGAATTTCCTCGATCGGTATCAATGCCCAAGCCTGGGATAGTGGAGATCCATCATTTTCCGGAGTGTGGGTGTCGTCGGTGGAGCCTGGTGGACCTGCAGATAAGGCAGGAGTGGAGCCGGGAGATCTCATCCTCAAGTTAGGTGGAGTGAGTGTTGGCGACGACGGAACGTTGGGAAGCTACTGCCAAGTGCTGGATACTCGTGGCAGTAATGGAACCATAGACATTGAAATTTATCGGCCTGCAAATAATTCTCTCATGGATGGCCAAGTCAACGGCAGGGAACTGGAAGTCGTTGCGGAGAATGTCTTCGGCACCGATCCAGCGGAAGAGGGAATCGGAACCGAAGGCTACAGCGGTCAAACCGTGGAAGTCTCCGACGCTGCTGGCACCATGGCTGTCACCGTTCCTGCGGAATGGGCTGATGTAGATGCTGAACCATACGTTGATCAGAACGGAAGAAACTGGAATTCTGTGGCGGCTTCACCAGACTTGAATTCATTCTGGAGCTCATTTAATACATCGGGTCTTTGGATGTTGGGAACGGACAACACGATATCCGCCGAAGATGCGTTGGCCCAGTATAAGTTTAGGGAAAGCTGTAGCTTGCTCACCTCTGATATGTGGGATGACGGTTACTATCGCGGTCCATACGATGAGTACGACTGTGATGGAACCACCCTTATCGTCGTGGGAGCTCAAGATTATGAGCAAACCGGAACGATCGTGCTGCTCATTCAACTAAATGGAGAGTATGAGAGGACGACAGTCCTAGAAGGAATAGTATCCACGTTCAGGTTCATCTAG
- a CDS encoding DUF2469 domain-containing protein, translating to MSAEELDNYEAEVELSLYREYRDVVSQFSYVVETERRFYLANAVQLIPHNSGNDVYYEVRMSDAWVWDMYRSARFVRYVRVITYKDVNIEELDKPDIIMPE from the coding sequence ATGAGCGCTGAAGAACTCGACAACTATGAAGCAGAGGTCGAGCTGTCGCTATACCGCGAGTACCGCGATGTAGTGAGCCAGTTTTCCTATGTTGTAGAAACAGAACGTCGCTTCTATCTGGCAAATGCCGTACAGCTAATCCCACATAACAGCGGTAACGATGTGTACTACGAAGTCCGCATGTCTGATGCTTGGGTATGGGATATGTACCGCTCAGCGCGTTTTGTCCGCTACGTTCGTGTGATCACGTACAAGGATGTCAACATCGAAGAGTTGGACAAGCCAGACATCATAATGCCTGAGTAG
- a CDS encoding YraN family protein, with protein MKMRRQRIGAMGEDIALQHYVMEGALLLDRNVSYPCGEIDLIIEDCSGATVFVEVKTRVGEEFGGAESVGRGKMTRMRKAAMEWVEGRPYCPLRFDVVVVILDRELETADITVYEGVEHGAR; from the coding sequence ATGAAGATGCGTCGACAAAGAATTGGGGCGATGGGGGAGGATATCGCTTTGCAGCACTACGTAATGGAAGGGGCTTTACTACTCGATCGAAACGTTTCTTATCCGTGTGGCGAGATCGATCTCATCATCGAAGATTGCTCAGGGGCAACTGTCTTCGTTGAGGTCAAGACACGCGTGGGTGAAGAATTCGGGGGAGCAGAATCAGTTGGGCGCGGGAAAATGACGCGGATGCGAAAAGCCGCGATGGAATGGGTTGAGGGCCGGCCGTATTGTCCACTGCGTTTTGACGTTGTCGTAGTCATTCTTGATCGCGAACTGGAAACCGCAGATATAACTGTGTACGAGGGCGTGGAACATGGCGCTCGGTAG
- the thiO gene encoding glycine oxidase ThiO, with protein sequence MNKHAIVIGGGIIGLATCFEFQEAGFDVTLIDPDPISGATHHAGGMLAPTAEVQYQQQELVPLMKESARIYPSLIERVSQYTSLPTGYRTDGTLLIGADRADGSHLVDLIKYLHVEDLPVDVLTTRQARAAEPALSPRISKVVSIDGDHQVSPRLFARALFDAVIHRGAEHIQDQVTAINGYDPCLTVSMRNGERVASKSIVVLAAGLGAATIPGWFEGSNPLKLRPVYGDIVRVRVPEQLNPLVTKVVRGFVEDRPVYIIPRDDGTLAIGATSREDQPHPRTGAVYTLLRDATRLVPGIEETEFIEATCGARPGTPDDLPYVGWAGSNLIVSTGYFRHGILLAALGANAVVRMSQGREVPASLSACDPFRHKN encoded by the coding sequence ATGAATAAGCATGCGATCGTCATTGGTGGTGGCATCATTGGGTTGGCCACGTGTTTTGAATTCCAGGAGGCAGGGTTTGACGTTACGCTGATTGATCCGGATCCTATTTCAGGAGCAACTCATCACGCGGGTGGAATGCTGGCACCAACGGCAGAGGTCCAGTATCAGCAGCAGGAGTTGGTGCCGCTGATGAAGGAATCGGCACGCATTTATCCTTCGCTGATTGAAAGGGTGTCGCAGTATACCTCGCTGCCAACGGGTTATCGAACCGATGGAACGCTGCTCATTGGTGCTGATCGCGCTGATGGCTCACATTTGGTGGATTTGATCAAATATCTACACGTTGAAGACTTGCCGGTGGATGTCCTCACGACAAGGCAAGCGCGGGCTGCGGAGCCTGCCTTGTCGCCACGGATTTCTAAGGTGGTCAGCATCGATGGGGATCATCAAGTCTCGCCACGGTTGTTTGCAAGGGCATTGTTTGATGCGGTGATCCATCGAGGCGCTGAACATATCCAAGATCAGGTGACAGCTATTAATGGATATGATCCCTGTCTGACTGTTTCGATGAGGAATGGTGAGCGGGTTGCGTCGAAAAGCATCGTTGTCTTGGCTGCGGGTTTGGGGGCCGCAACGATTCCTGGTTGGTTTGAGGGCTCGAATCCGCTGAAGTTGCGGCCGGTGTATGGCGATATCGTGCGGGTGCGGGTGCCTGAGCAGCTTAATCCCCTGGTCACCAAAGTGGTGCGTGGTTTTGTTGAGGATCGGCCGGTGTACATCATTCCCCGCGACGATGGCACGCTGGCGATTGGTGCGACCAGCCGTGAGGATCAGCCACATCCACGGACGGGTGCGGTATACACGCTGCTACGCGATGCAACGCGATTGGTGCCTGGCATTGAAGAGACTGAGTTTATCGAGGCCACCTGTGGCGCCCGCCCTGGAACCCCTGATGATCTGCCGTATGTGGGCTGGGCTGGGTCCAATCTTATTGTCTCCACCGGCTACTTTCGGCACGGGATTTTGTTGGCAGCGCTCGGGGCCAATGCCGTTGTGCGGATGAGCCAGGGGCGGGAGGTGCCAGCAAGTTTGAGTGCCTGCGACCCGTTCAGGCACAAGAATTAG
- a CDS encoding ABC transporter substrate-binding protein — protein MRRTISRRSFLSAMLGTTALAIAACTPTAQSDSQSAEQSPTPDNSSGPDSTQRIVALNTGQLDNLLLLGITPVGVAAAKNADLIPQFLRDRFGSTMDLDSIANCGLRQDPDIEAIANLAPTLICANSRTDEAILSKLRAIAPVVTGEGGGENWKQDFLTIADAAGKSEKATSLLSAYEDSAAAVAASLPTSPPTVSFLRTNDGEFQMYGTQSMAGTVATDCGYARPESQQFTDQAGKDLSAELISEADAEWLFYGVQEGKPSPTETALWPSLSAVQNNHAIAVDYDAWFMNASVVSAETILEGLQSTITA, from the coding sequence ATGCGTAGAACTATTAGCCGTCGCTCCTTCCTCAGCGCAATGCTTGGAACCACCGCTCTCGCGATTGCCGCGTGTACTCCAACAGCTCAATCAGATTCCCAATCTGCAGAGCAATCCCCCACGCCAGACAATTCCTCCGGGCCAGACTCCACACAGCGAATTGTTGCTCTGAACACCGGACAGTTAGACAATCTTCTCCTACTGGGCATCACACCTGTCGGAGTCGCCGCCGCCAAGAATGCCGATCTCATTCCCCAGTTCCTTCGCGATCGCTTTGGCTCAACCATGGATCTTGACAGCATCGCCAACTGCGGTCTGCGCCAAGACCCCGACATTGAGGCAATCGCCAACCTTGCTCCCACCCTCATCTGCGCCAACTCCCGCACCGACGAAGCAATTTTGTCCAAACTCCGAGCCATTGCTCCAGTTGTAACCGGTGAAGGCGGCGGCGAAAATTGGAAACAGGACTTCCTCACCATTGCCGACGCTGCGGGCAAATCCGAAAAAGCCACGTCGCTTCTCAGCGCCTACGAGGATTCTGCAGCAGCGGTTGCCGCTTCCTTGCCGACAAGCCCTCCAACTGTCTCATTCCTTCGCACCAACGATGGCGAATTCCAGATGTATGGAACCCAGTCAATGGCCGGTACCGTCGCCACCGACTGCGGATACGCACGACCCGAGTCTCAACAGTTCACCGACCAGGCTGGAAAGGACCTTTCTGCGGAACTCATTTCCGAAGCCGACGCAGAATGGCTTTTCTACGGGGTTCAGGAAGGCAAGCCAAGTCCAACCGAGACGGCCCTGTGGCCATCGCTGTCAGCAGTGCAAAACAATCACGCGATCGCCGTCGACTATGACGCGTGGTTTATGAATGCATCGGTCGTTTCAGCCGAGACGATCCTCGAAGGCCTCCAATCTACGATCACCGCATAA
- the lepB gene encoding signal peptidase I: MSGKDARKAKKEAKQTPWYIEIPVVVVLTLALIFVLQTFVGRMYMIPSGSMEPTLHGCEGCTGDRIFVEKVSYYFDDPKAGDVVVFKGTDSWNVGFTTQRSENAVIRGLQNLGSYVGLVAPDENDLVKRIIATGGQTVSCQEGDPGIMVDGQKVDDSFILQPAQFPIDETAGSTECGGNYFGPITVPEGNYFMMGDNRTNSMDSRYHLGDQYQGTIPEENLKGKVQAIVLPFSRIGGVDDPAIQG; the protein is encoded by the coding sequence ATGTCCGGCAAGGATGCTCGAAAAGCCAAAAAAGAGGCCAAGCAAACGCCGTGGTACATCGAAATCCCCGTCGTTGTGGTCTTGACCTTGGCATTGATCTTCGTGTTGCAGACGTTCGTCGGCCGCATGTACATGATCCCCAGCGGTTCGATGGAACCCACCCTGCACGGCTGTGAAGGATGCACGGGAGACCGCATTTTCGTGGAAAAGGTGTCCTACTACTTCGACGATCCCAAAGCCGGCGACGTCGTGGTATTCAAAGGCACCGACTCCTGGAACGTTGGTTTCACCACCCAACGCTCCGAAAACGCCGTGATTCGAGGCCTGCAGAACCTCGGATCCTACGTCGGCCTCGTCGCTCCCGATGAAAATGACCTGGTCAAGCGCATTATTGCAACCGGTGGCCAGACCGTCTCCTGTCAGGAAGGCGATCCAGGCATCATGGTGGACGGCCAAAAAGTCGATGACAGCTTTATCCTGCAGCCGGCGCAGTTCCCGATCGACGAGACCGCAGGTTCCACCGAGTGTGGTGGCAATTACTTCGGCCCCATCACTGTTCCAGAAGGCAACTACTTCATGATGGGCGACAACCGAACCAACTCCATGGATTCCCGCTACCACCTGGGCGATCAGTACCAAGGCACCATCCCGGAGGAGAACCTTAAGGGCAAGGTCCAAGCCATTGTGCTGCCATTTAGCCGCATCGGCGGCGTCGACGATCCTGCCATTCAGGGCTAA
- the thiS gene encoding sulfur carrier protein ThiS encodes MITFTFNNSITTSTPQSIEELVQEKVGSDQGVAVAINSTVLPRSQWSRQIANNDVVDILTAVQGG; translated from the coding sequence ATGATTACCTTTACTTTTAACAACTCCATTACCACCTCGACGCCGCAGAGCATCGAGGAGCTGGTCCAAGAAAAAGTCGGCAGCGACCAAGGCGTTGCTGTGGCCATTAATTCCACTGTATTGCCACGTTCGCAGTGGTCACGACAGATCGCCAACAATGATGTGGTGGATATTCTCACCGCAGTTCAGGGAGGATAA